One region of Arvicola amphibius chromosome 3, mArvAmp1.2, whole genome shotgun sequence genomic DNA includes:
- the Fbxl12 gene encoding F-box/LRR-repeat protein 12 isoform X1 → MATLFDLPDLVLLEIFSYLPVRDRIRISRVCHRWKKLVDDRWLWRHVDLTLYTMRPKVMWHLLRRYMASRLHSLRMGGYLFSGSQAPQLSPALMRALGQKCPNLKRLCLHVADLSMVPITSLPSTLRTLELHSCEISMIWLQKEQDPTVLPLLECIVLDRVPAFRDEHLQGLTRFRALRSLVLGGTYRVTETGLDASLQELSYLQRLEVLGCTLSADSTLLAISRHLRDVRKIRLTVGGLSAQGLVFLEGMPALESLCFQGPLITPEMPTPAQIVSSCLTMPKLRVLEVQGLGWEGQEAEKILCKGLPHCMVIVRACPKESMDWWM, encoded by the exons ATGGCGACGCTGTTTGACCTCCCAGACTTGGTGCTCTTGGAGATCTTCTCATACCTCCCGGTCCGGGACCGGATCCGCATCTCCAG GGTCTGTCACCGCTGGAAGAAGCTAGTGGATGACCGGTGGTTGTGGCGACATGTCGACCTGACGCTCTACACG atGCGTCCGAAAGTCATGTGGCATCTTCTGCGCCGATACATGGCTTCCAGGCTCCACTCGCTGCGCATGGGTGGCTACCTGTTCTCTGGCTCTCAGGCCCCACAGCTGTCCCCTGCCTTGATGCGGGCCCTGGGCCAGAAGTGTCCCAACCTGAAGCGCCTGTGCCTGCACGTGGCTGACCTGAGCATGGTGCCTATCACCAGCCTGCCCAGCACGCTGAGGACCCTGGAGCTGCACAGCTGCGAGATTTCGATGATCTGGCTGCAGAAGGAGCAGGATCCCACAGTGCTGCCGCTGCTGGAATGCATCGTGCTGGACCGAGTGCCAGCCTTCAGGGATGAGCACCTGCAGGGTCTCACCCGCTTCCGAGCCTTGCGCTCGCTGGTGCTGGGCGGCACCTACCGGGTCACCGAGACCGGGCTGGATGCCAGCCTCCAGGAGCTCAGCTACCTGCAGAGACTGGAGGTGCTGGGCTGTACCCTGTCAGCCGACAGCACCCTGCTGGCCATCAGTCGCCACCTCCGAGATGTGCGTAAAATTCGGCTGACCGTTGGGGGCCTCTCAGCCCAAGGCCTGGTCTTCCTGGAGGGAATGCCTGCCCTGGAGAGTTTGTGCTTCCAGGGACCCCTCATCACCCCAGAAATGCCTACACCTGCTCAGATTGTGTCCTCTTGCCTCACCATGCCTAAACTCAGAGTGCTTGAGGTGCAAGGGCTGGGCTGGGAgggccaggaggcagagaagatcCTATGCAAGGGCCTGCCCCACTGCATGGTTATTGTTAGGGCCTGTCCCAAAGAATCCATGGATTGGTGGATGTGA
- the LOC119810423 gene encoding mitochondrial import receptor subunit TOM20 homolog → MVGRNSAIAAGVCGALFIGYCIYFDRKRGSDPNFKNRLRERRKKQKLAKERAGLSKLPDLKDAEAVQKFFLEEIQLGEELLAQGDYENGVDHLTNAIAVCGQPQQLLQVLQQTLPPPVFQMLLTKLPTISQRILSAQSLAEDDVE, encoded by the coding sequence ATGGTGGGCCGCAACAGTGCCATCGCCGCGGGCGTGTGCGGCGCCCTCTTCATCGGCTACTGCATCTACTTCGACCGCAAAAGGGGGAGCGACCCCAACTTCAAGAACAGGCTGCGAGAacgaagaaagaaacaaaagcttgcTAAGGAGAGAGCTGGGCTTTCAAAGTTACCTGACTTAAAGGATGCTGAAGCTGTTCAGAAGTTCTTCCTTGAGGAGATACAGCTTGGTGAAGAGTTATTAGCACAAGGTGACTACGAGAACGGTGTAGACCACCTGACAAATGCGATTGCTGTGTGTGGGCAGCCTCAGCAGCTGCTGCAAGTGTTACAGCAGACTCTCCCACCACCAGTGTTCCAGATGCTTCTGACCAAGCTTCCAACCATTAGTCAGAGAATTCTAAGTGCTCAGAGCTTGGCTGAAGATGATGTGGAATGA
- the Fbxl12 gene encoding F-box/LRR-repeat protein 12 isoform X3, whose translation MRPKVMWHLLRRYMASRLHSLRMGGYLFSGSQAPQLSPALMRALGQKCPNLKRLCLHVADLSMVPITSLPSTLRTLELHSCEISMIWLQKEQDPTVLPLLECIVLDRVPAFRDEHLQGLTRFRALRSLVLGGTYRVTETGLDASLQELSYLQRLEVLGCTLSADSTLLAISRHLRDVRKIRLTVGGLSAQGLVFLEGMPALESLCFQGPLITPEMPTPAQIVSSCLTMPKLRVLEVQGLGWEGQEAEKILCKGLPHCMVIVRACPKESMDWWM comes from the coding sequence atGCGTCCGAAAGTCATGTGGCATCTTCTGCGCCGATACATGGCTTCCAGGCTCCACTCGCTGCGCATGGGTGGCTACCTGTTCTCTGGCTCTCAGGCCCCACAGCTGTCCCCTGCCTTGATGCGGGCCCTGGGCCAGAAGTGTCCCAACCTGAAGCGCCTGTGCCTGCACGTGGCTGACCTGAGCATGGTGCCTATCACCAGCCTGCCCAGCACGCTGAGGACCCTGGAGCTGCACAGCTGCGAGATTTCGATGATCTGGCTGCAGAAGGAGCAGGATCCCACAGTGCTGCCGCTGCTGGAATGCATCGTGCTGGACCGAGTGCCAGCCTTCAGGGATGAGCACCTGCAGGGTCTCACCCGCTTCCGAGCCTTGCGCTCGCTGGTGCTGGGCGGCACCTACCGGGTCACCGAGACCGGGCTGGATGCCAGCCTCCAGGAGCTCAGCTACCTGCAGAGACTGGAGGTGCTGGGCTGTACCCTGTCAGCCGACAGCACCCTGCTGGCCATCAGTCGCCACCTCCGAGATGTGCGTAAAATTCGGCTGACCGTTGGGGGCCTCTCAGCCCAAGGCCTGGTCTTCCTGGAGGGAATGCCTGCCCTGGAGAGTTTGTGCTTCCAGGGACCCCTCATCACCCCAGAAATGCCTACACCTGCTCAGATTGTGTCCTCTTGCCTCACCATGCCTAAACTCAGAGTGCTTGAGGTGCAAGGGCTGGGCTGGGAgggccaggaggcagagaagatcCTATGCAAGGGCCTGCCCCACTGCATGGTTATTGTTAGGGCCTGTCCCAAAGAATCCATGGATTGGTGGATGTGA
- the Fbxl12 gene encoding F-box/LRR-repeat protein 12 isoform X2, producing MGEESRPKFNQSSPLLNDLADRTLSKMRPKVMWHLLRRYMASRLHSLRMGGYLFSGSQAPQLSPALMRALGQKCPNLKRLCLHVADLSMVPITSLPSTLRTLELHSCEISMIWLQKEQDPTVLPLLECIVLDRVPAFRDEHLQGLTRFRALRSLVLGGTYRVTETGLDASLQELSYLQRLEVLGCTLSADSTLLAISRHLRDVRKIRLTVGGLSAQGLVFLEGMPALESLCFQGPLITPEMPTPAQIVSSCLTMPKLRVLEVQGLGWEGQEAEKILCKGLPHCMVIVRACPKESMDWWM from the coding sequence atGCGTCCGAAAGTCATGTGGCATCTTCTGCGCCGATACATGGCTTCCAGGCTCCACTCGCTGCGCATGGGTGGCTACCTGTTCTCTGGCTCTCAGGCCCCACAGCTGTCCCCTGCCTTGATGCGGGCCCTGGGCCAGAAGTGTCCCAACCTGAAGCGCCTGTGCCTGCACGTGGCTGACCTGAGCATGGTGCCTATCACCAGCCTGCCCAGCACGCTGAGGACCCTGGAGCTGCACAGCTGCGAGATTTCGATGATCTGGCTGCAGAAGGAGCAGGATCCCACAGTGCTGCCGCTGCTGGAATGCATCGTGCTGGACCGAGTGCCAGCCTTCAGGGATGAGCACCTGCAGGGTCTCACCCGCTTCCGAGCCTTGCGCTCGCTGGTGCTGGGCGGCACCTACCGGGTCACCGAGACCGGGCTGGATGCCAGCCTCCAGGAGCTCAGCTACCTGCAGAGACTGGAGGTGCTGGGCTGTACCCTGTCAGCCGACAGCACCCTGCTGGCCATCAGTCGCCACCTCCGAGATGTGCGTAAAATTCGGCTGACCGTTGGGGGCCTCTCAGCCCAAGGCCTGGTCTTCCTGGAGGGAATGCCTGCCCTGGAGAGTTTGTGCTTCCAGGGACCCCTCATCACCCCAGAAATGCCTACACCTGCTCAGATTGTGTCCTCTTGCCTCACCATGCCTAAACTCAGAGTGCTTGAGGTGCAAGGGCTGGGCTGGGAgggccaggaggcagagaagatcCTATGCAAGGGCCTGCCCCACTGCATGGTTATTGTTAGGGCCTGTCCCAAAGAATCCATGGATTGGTGGATGTGA
- the LOC119809912 gene encoding zinc finger protein 121-like, translating to MQGTLRKQTSKVVQTAERHSALDLCDYMQHKDIFREHSYFKRHMQTENSEHTCDSNQYGKHVPTLHKEISMRQEFSVLNQYGGNFSVTPNVTQQGTGLQDKPVECTTFLSQSYFKAHMRIYNGEKFCELIQFAGDFTCPTSGALPIQKCTIKAYECKTCGKVFGYSSNLNSHMQTHTGEKPYECKVCGKVFGYSSNLNSHMRTHTGEKRYECKICKKSFTTSSSLTEHFRIHTGEKPYKCKECGKAFTKHSGLSIHVQTHAEQKPYVCKLCGRSFTISSKMIDHLRIHTGEKPYQCKECGKAFHASSYLHKHLRTRTGEKPYKCDRYGKAFHTSAYLWEHVRTHSAEKPYKCRECGKSYKRCYLLNEHLKTYGG from the exons ATGCAAGGCACTTTAAGGAAACAAACTTCTAAGGTGGTACAAACG GCAGAAAGACATAGTGCTTTGGACCTCTGTGATTATATGCAACATAAAGATATCTTCAGAgaacattcatattttaaaaggcatATGCAAACTGAAAACTCAGAGCACACCTGTGACTCTAATCAGTATGGAAAGCATGTTCCCACTCTGCATAAGGAAATATCTATGAGACAGGAATTTTCTGTGTTGAATCAGTATGGAGGAAATTTTAGTGTGACTCCAAATGTCACTCAGCAGGGAACAGGCTTGCAGGACAAACCTGTTGAATGCACTACCTTCCTTAGTCAGTCATATTTTAAGGCACATATGAGAATCTATAATGGGGAAAAGTTCTGTGAATTGATTCAATTTGCAGGAGATTTTACATGTCCCACAAGCGGAGCTCTACCTATTCAAAAGTGTACCATAAAAGCCTATGAGTGTAAGACTTGTGGGAAAGTCTTcgggtattcttcaaatcttaaTAGTCACATGCAGACCCACAcgggagagaagccctatgaatgtaaggTTTGTGGGAAAGTCTttgggtattcttcaaatcttaaTAGTCACATGCGGACCCACACTGGGGAAAAACGTTatgaatgtaaaatatgtaagaaatccTTTACTACTTCTTCAAGTCTAACTGAACATTtcagaattcatactggagaaaaaccataTAAGTGTAAGGAATGTGGAAAAGCTTTTACCAAGCACTCAGGACTTTccatacatgtacaaacacatgctGAACAGAAGCCCTACGTCTGTAAGTTATGTGGGAGATCCTTCACTATTTCTTCAAAGATGATCGACCATttaagaattcatactggagagaaaccctatcaatgtaaggaatgtgggaaagccttccaCGCATCTTCCTACCTTCATAAACATCTAAGAACAcgtactggagagaaaccctataaatgtgaTAGGTATGGGAAAGCCTTCCACACTTCCGCCTACCTATGGGAACATGTAAGAACTCACAGTGCAGAGAAACCTTATAAATGTAGGGAATGTGGAAAATCCTACAAAAGATGTTATCTATTGAATGAACACTTAAAAACATATGGTGGATAA
- the LOC119810318 gene encoding LOW QUALITY PROTEIN: small ubiquitin-related modifier 1-like (The sequence of the model RefSeq protein was modified relative to this genomic sequence to represent the inferred CDS: inserted 1 base in 1 codon): MSDQEAKPSTEDLGDKKEGEYIKLKVIGQDSSEIHFKVKMTTHLKKLKKSYCQRQGVPMNSLRFLFEGQRIADNHTPXELGMEEEDVIEVYQEQTGGHSRV, translated from the exons ATGTCTGACCAGGAGGCAAAACCTTCAACTGAGGACTTAGGGgataagaaggaaggagaatacaTTAAGCTCAAAGTTATTGGACAGGATAGCAGTGAGATACATTTCAAAGTGAAAATGACAACACATCTCAAGAAACTCAAGAAGTCATACTGTCAAAGACAGGGAGTTCCAATGAATTCACTCAGGTTTCTatttgaaggtcagagaattgCTGATAACCATACTC AAGAACTGGGAATGGAGGAAGAAGATGTGATTGAAGTTTATCAGGAACAAACAGGGGGTCACTCAAGGGTTtag